A segment of the Fusobacterium ulcerans genome:
TGACAGGACTTCCAATAGGTGGAGGAAAAGGAGGAAGTGACTTTAACTCTACAGATAAATCAGACAGAGAGATAAAAAGATTCTGCGAGAGCTTTATGACAGAACTTTATCGTCATATAGGACCAGATAAAGACGTTCCAGCAGGGGATATAGGTGTAAGTGGAAGAGAGATAGGATATCTTTTTGGACATTACAGAAGAATAAAAGGTGCTTATGAAAATGGAGTACTTACTGGAAAAAATCAAAATTATGGTGGAAGTAAAATAAGACCAGAGGCAACTGGATATGGAGTAACTTATTTCATTCAAGAGATGTTAAAAGATATGGGAGAATCTATTGAAGGAAAAATTGTAGCTATATCAGGATATGGAAATGTTGCATGGGGAGCTGCTAAGAAAATGGCAGAGCTTGGAGCAAAGGTAGTTACTATTTCTGGTTCTAAAGGATATGTATATGATCCTGATGGAATAAAAGGTGAAAAAGTAGATTATATGCTTGAAGTAAGAGGAAATAAAGATGTATCTTTAAAAGATTTTGCTGAGAAATTTAACCTTGAATACTTTGAAGGGAAAAAACCTTGGGAAAGAAAAGTTGATATAGTTGTTCCATGTGCTATTCAAAATGAAATACTTCTTGAAGATGCTCAAAAAATAGTTGAAAATGGAGTAAAAATAGTTTGTGAGGGAGCTAATATGCCATGCAGTGCTGAAGCTATTGAACTATTTGAAAAACATGGAATTGGATTTGGAGCTGCAAAAGCTGCTAATGCTGGAGGAGTTGCAGTATCAGCTTTAGAAATGTCTCAAAATAGTTTGAGATATCAATGGTCTGAAGAGGAAGTAGACAGCAAACTTCATGACATAATGAAAGATATTTACAAAAAATCTAAAGAAATGAGTGTTCAATATAATGTAAGTTTAGCTAAAGGTGCAAATATAGCTGGATTTAAAAAAGTTGCAGACACTATGTTAATGCAGGGAAATTATTAATTTGAAATAGAAAAGAACTAAGATAGAGAGCAGTTCATTTGGATTGCTCTCTTCTTGCATAGATAAAATGGCGGTGAAATTATGTATAAAATAGTAGAAAAGAAATGGCTTACACCAATCATCTGTTATATGGATGTAGAAGCACCTGATCTGGCAGCATCAGCTCAGCCGGGGCAGTTTCTTATCATTAAGACAGATGCTAAGGGGGAACGTATCCCTTTGACTATATGCGACTATGACAGGAAAAAAGGAACAGTAGCTATTGTTTTTCAAGTGCTTGGAGAGAGTACTAAGAAAATGGGAGAATTTGAAAAGGGAGAATATTTTGCTGATGTAGTAGGTCCTCTTGGACAGCCAAGCGAGCTTATACATACAGATATGGAAGAGCTGAAAAAGAAAAAATATCTCTTTGTAGCTGGGGGAGTAGGAACAGCTCCAGTATACCCACAAGTAAAATGGATGAAAGAAAATGGTATAGATGCTGATGTAATAATTGGTACAAGAAGCAGAGATACTTTAATATTTGAAGATGGAATGAAATCTGTATCAGGTAATCTCTATGTATGTACAGATGATGGAACATATGGGAGAAAAGGAATGGTTACAGATGTAATAGACGACCTTTTAAAAGAAGGAAAGCATTATGATCATGCTATTGTAATCGGACCTATGATAATGATGAAGTTTGCATCTAAAAAATGCAGAGAAAATAATATTCCAAATACAGTAAGTCTAAATCCTTTAATGGTAGATGGAACTGGAATGTGTGGTGCATGCAGAGTAACAATAGAGGGAAGAGTCAAATTTGCCTGTGTAGATGGACCGGAATTTGATGGAGATCAAGTAAACTTTGATGAAGCAATGAGAAGACAGAATATGTATAAGACAGAAGAGGGAAGAAATATTCTCATGATAGAAGATGGAGAAACTCATCACAACCCTTCTTGTCCTAATCATGAAATAGTAGTGGATAAAAAGAAAAGAGTACCTGTGAGAGAGCAGGAACCTGATATAAGAAACAAGAACTTTGAAGAAGTATGTTACGGATATAACATGGAGGAGGCTCAGGCAGAAGCTTCAAGATGCATCAACTGTAAAAATCCTCTATGTGTGCAGGGATGTCCTGTATCAATAGATATACCAGCTTTTATTAAAAAGATAAAAGAAGGAGATATGGCAGGAGCAGGAAGAATAATAGCTGAATACTCAAATCTTCCAGCAGTATGTGGAAGAGTATGTCCACAGGAAACTCAATGTGAAGGAAAATGTATACTAGGAATAAAAGGTGAGCCTGTATCTATTGGTAAATTAGAGAGATTCGTAGGAGACTGGGTAATAGCCAATGGAATAGAATATGAGATAAAAGAAAAGAATAACAAGAAAGTTGCAGTCATAGGAGGAGGACCAGCAGGACTTACAGCAGCAGGAGACTTGGCTAAGATGGGATATGATGTAACTATTTATGAAGCGCTTCACAAACTGGGAGGAGTATTAAGCTATGGGATTCCAGAGTTCAGACTTCCAAAGGAAAAAGTAGTGGATAAGGAAATAGAAAATCTGTATAAGCTGGGAGTAAAAGTAGTAACTAATGCTGTAGTAGGAAGAACTTTTACAATAGATGAACTCTTGGACAGAAAGGGATTCTCAGCAGTATTCATAGGAAGCGGAGCAGGACTCCCAAGATTTATGAATATCCCCGGAGAAAACTATAATGGGGTAATATCAGCAAATGAATTTTTAACAAGGGTAAACCTTATGAGAGCTAATAAATCTGATTATGCAACACCTATAAAAATAGGTAAGAGAGTAATAGTAGTAGGTGGAGGAAACGTTGCTATGGATGCTGCCAGAACTGCTAAGAGGCTGGGAGCAGATACAACAGTAGTCTACAGAAGAGGAGAAGCAGAACTACCAGCTAGAAGAGAAGAGGTAGAACATGCTAAAGAAGAGGGAATTAAATTCCATTTTCTAGTATCACCTACAGAAGTAGTTGGAGATGAAAAAGGCTGGGTAAAAGAGATCAAATGTATAAGAATGGAGCTTGGAGAACCAGATGAAAGTGGTAGAGCAAAATTCTCACCAATAGAGAACAGCGAATTTATAATAGAAGCAGAAACAGTAATAATGTCACTGGGAACATCACCAAATCCACTTATAGCTTCAACAACAGAAAACCTTAAAGTCAATAGATGGAAGGGAATAGAAGCAGAAGAGGAAACTGGAAGGACTTCAAGAGAGGGAGTATTTGCAGGGGGAGATGCAGTAACAGGAGCAGCTACAGTAATACTTGCAATGGAAGCAGGAAAGAAAGCAGCAGCAGAAATAGATAATTATTTGAAAAATAAATAAAAAAAGTGGTGACTGAATAGGTCACCATATTTTTATATTACATGAGTTAAAGGCATTAAAATAATACCTGCAAAAGTAGCTATTAATGCTTCTTTAGTGTACCCATACTGTCTAGAACTTGGAAGAAGTTCTTCAATAGCTATGTAAAGCATAATTCCTGAAATAACTCCAAATATCATTCCTAGAGTAAGATCATTAATATAAGGCTTTAATATTAGGAAAGCTAAAGTAGCTCCAATCGGCTCTGCTATTCCTGATAAAAAAGTATACTTAAAAGCTTTCATCTTGCTTCCAGTAGCAAAATAAATAGGCATAGCTACAGAGATTCCCTCTGGAATATTGTGCATAGCTATAGCCAAAGCAATAGAGATACCTAAAGTCATATTTTCATAACCAGCCATAAATGTTGCTATTCCTTCTGGAAAGTTATGAAGCCCTATTGCCAGAGTAGATACAAACCCAACTCTGAAAAGATTTTCATGCTGTTTTCCATCTCCATGAGGTTCATTTTCATGGGGAACAAATTTATCCAGCATAGCTGCCAATAGCACTCCTATAAGAAGGAATATGACTCCCAAAACTACGCCCATTTTGTCTCCAGCATATGCTGCTAAAAGAATATTTGCATTAGGCATAAGATCAGTAAAAGATACACTTATCATAACTCCCCCAGCAAATCCTAATGAAATAGTTACCAGTTTTTCACTTTTTTTGTTAGTTAAAAATATTATGAAAGCCCCAAGCAGTGTTGACATTCCAGCTAAGAAAGATAAAATCAATGCTCTTGTCGCTGCTACATCTTCAAACATTTATTCACTTCCTTTCTTTAAATTACGAGATTTTATATATTATTACAAAAAATACCTCATAATTCCTTTATAATTTATTAATCATTTTTTAAAAGTTCATAGCTGCTTGAAATAGTTGGCATCTTTAAAACATCAAGCATTCTCTCAAGAAGAACCCCTTCTCTGTTTGGATATTTGAATCCATAACTTGCCAGTATACATTGAGTAATGAACTGAACTCCTCTTTCTATAGCAATAGGAAGACTGTCTCCTTGCAGAAGGCTTCCTATAACAACGCTTGTATAAGCATCTCCAGTACCTGGATAAGAAGCAGGAATATATTTACAGCTTACTTTCCAGAAAACATTATTTTCTCTGTCATAAGCTACAACATTTGTTTTTCTGTCAGTAGAATGAGAATCTTCATCAGGAACACTTGTAGCTATTACTATTTTTGGTCCCATAGCTGCCAGCTCAATAAGCCATTCTTTCACTTCAGATTCACTTATTTCTTTTTTGTATTCCTTATCTAAAAGAAAAGTAACCTCTGTAAAGTTAGGAGTGATTATATCAGCCTTTCCAATTAGCTTTTTCATTTCCTCTACCATCTCGTTTCCCATTGTTCCATAAAGTCTTCCATTATCTCCTAGTACTGGATCTATAACAGTAAGATTATTTTTATGTCCAAAGAAATCTACAAAGTCAGCTACTATTTTTATTTGTCTAGGAGACCCTAAGAATCCAGAGTATATACAATCAAATTCAAGTCCTAGCTTTTTCCAGTGAGCTATATGCTGTTCCATGTAATCAGTAAGATCAAGGAAGCTAAATCCTTCAAATCCTCCAGTATGAGTAGAAAGTACTGCTGTTGGAACAGGACATACCTGTAATTTCATGCTTGAAAGTATGGGTATAATACTTGTTAATGAAGATCTTCCATAACCAGAAAGATCATGAATAGCTGCTACTTTTTTTACTATATTATCCATTTTATTCCCCTTTTATTTTAGTTTGTATATTTTTATTTCGCTATAATTTTATTTTAAGATTATTTATTTCCATAATTATTATACAATATTTTGCTGAAATAAGCTATAAGAGAGTAAAAAAAGCTATTTACAAGAAGTTTTCTATTTTTTATTTTATCTTTATTCCAATAATCAGAGCTATGTCCATAGTTTGAGTTATACTGAGCTGCATGCCTCGTAATTCACTGTAATTATCTGATACTCTTATATTTTCTATAATACAGCTAGAAAAATCAATTCCCTTCAAAGGAGTCTTAAAAAAGTCTGTATTAGAAAAATTTACATTGTCTAATTTGATTTTTTTCATTTTTATTTCAGAGAGGAAGCCATAATTAAAGAAACTATCTCTGATATTCATACTCACCCAAAGAGAGTTGGAATAGTTAGCATAGAAAAAAGAGCTTTTGTTTATATCAATATTTTTAAATATACTTTGGTTAAAATCACATCCATCACCATTACAGTCAGTAACAGTGCTTGAGTTCCAATAAGATGAAATAAATTTACAATTTTTAAAACTGCATTTAGTCATCTCTACATGAGAAAAAGAAGAATTTGTAAAATCACAATTTTCAAATTTACATTCTTGAAATATGCTATTTTCAAAATCGATTCTTTTTAGATTCATATTAGCAATAGACTCTTGGTAATATTCTCCACAAACTGAAATTTCCTCTTCAATAGCTTTAAGTATATCCTGCTCCAGCATAATAACTCCTTTTTATTAATATATTTATTCAACTTATTATACCATAAAAAAAGAGACTGACCAGAGGTCAGTCTCAAAAATACTTAGATATTTAAATCTTTATTATTTTTTTTCAGAAGCAAAGTCCATAGAAGCAAGTCTGTTATATTGTCTCCATCTTCTTTGAGCTTCAAATTTGTTTAATTCAAATAGTTCTTTAGCGTGAGCTGGGTTAGCTTTAGAAAGAGTAGCGTATCTTACTTCTCCTAATAAGTACTCTTCATATTTATCCCAGTTAGGTTCTTTAGAATCTATTTGTAATGGGTTTTTACCTTCTGCTTCAAGAGTTGGATTGTATCTGAAGATTGGCCAGTATCCACATTCAGTAGCAAGTTTCATCTCGTTTTGAACTTTAGACATACCTTTCTTTAATCCGTGGTTGATACATGGAGCATAAGCTATGATTAGAGATGGGCCATTATATGCTTCAGCCTCTTTAAGAGCTTTTAGGTATTGTTGTTGATTTGCACCCATACAAACTTGTGCAACATAGATATGTCCATAAGACATAGCTATAGCAGCAAGGTCTTTTTTCTTAACTGATTTACCAGCAGCAGCGAATTTTGCAATTGCTCCTGTAGGTGTTGATTTAGAAGCTTGTCCTCCAGTATTAGAGTAAACTTCTGTATCTAGAACTACAATGTTTATATCTTCATTAGAAGCTAAAACGTGGTCAACTCCACCATAACCGATGTCATATGCCCAACCGTCTCCTCCGAAGATCCATTGAGATTTTTTGATTAAGTATTGTTTTAAGCTTAAGATTTCTTTACAGATTTCACAGTCTTTTCCTTCAAGAGCAGCAATTATTTTAGCTGAAACTTCTTGAGTTTTAGCAGCTGATGATCTGTTTTCAATCCATTCTTTGAATAGTTCAGCAACTTCTGCTGGAACTTTATCCATATTTACTTCCATTATGTTTTGAAGTCTATCTCTCATAGCTTCAACTGCAACGTGCATTCCCATTCCGAATTCAGCATTGTCTTCGAATAGAGATGAAGCCCATGATGGTCCATGTCCATTTTTGTTAGTTGTATATGGAGTAGCAGGAGCAGATCCACTGTATATTGAAGAACATCCAGTAGCATTAGCTATCATCATTCTGTCTCCGAATAATTGAGTGATTGCTTTAAGGTATGGAGTTTCTCCACATCCTGGACAAGCACCGTGGAATTCGAATAATGGTTGAGCAAATTGAGATCCTTTTACAGTATCTTTAGACATTAAGTCGCTTCTGTATTCAACATTGTTGAATAGGTATCCAGCTTTTCTGTCTTCTCCAGCCTCTAGAGAATCAGCAATAGGTTTCATAACTAGAGCTTTTTCTTTAGCAGGACATGTATTAGCACAAGATCCACATCCAGTACAATCTAGAGCAGAAACTTGCATTCTATATTCAAATCCTTCTAATCCTTTTCCAATTGGTTTTATAGTTTTTAATTCAACTGGAGAAGCTGCTTTTTCTTCAGCAGTCATTAAGAATGGTCTTAAAACTGCGTGAGGACATACATATGAACATTGGTTACATTGGATACAGTTTTCAGCAATCCATACAGGAACGTGAACTGCGATTCCTCTTTTTTCGAAAGCAGAAGTTCCGTTTTCAAAAGTACCATCTTCGTATCCATCAAATGCAGATACTGGTAAGTCATATCCTTTTATAGCATTAACTGGTTTAGCAATTCTTTCTACGAATTTCTCAGTTTTAGTCATTTCGCTGCTGCAAGTTCCACAACAACAGTTTTCATGTTCGTGTCCTGAGCAATCACAAGTAACATCAAGATCAGCCCAAGCTGGATCTACTGGAACTTCGATTAATCCTTCTGCTCCTTTATCGATAGCGCTATAGTTCATTTGAACGATATCGTCACCTTTTTTAGCATAAGATTTTTTAGCGTAGTCTTTCATATATTGTTGAGCTTCTTCAAATGGAATGATATCAGCTAGTTTGAAGAAAGCAGCTTGCATGATTGTATTAGTTCTTTGTCCTAATCCAATTTCTTCAGCTAGAGCAGTAGCGTTGATTATGAATAATCTAGCTCCATTTTTAGCTAAATCTTTTTTAACTTTAGCTGGGATTTCTTTTACAGCTTCTTCTGGAGACCAAATACAGTTGATCAAGAAAGATCCACCTTTTCTGATTCCTGAAGTCATATCATATAGATGTAAGTAAGCTGGTACTGAACAAGCAACGAAACTTGGGTTAGAAATTAGGTAACTTGCTTTGATAGGAGTTTTTCCAAATCTTAAGTGAGATCTAGTAACTCCTCCTGATTTTTTAGAGTCATATGCGAAGTATCCTTGAGCATATAAATCAGTTTTGTCTCCAATGATTTTGATAGAGTTTTTGTTAGCTCCAACTGTACCGTCAGCTCCAAGTCCAAAGAATAGACATTCTTTAACGTCTGGGCTAGTAACAGATATAGGTGCTCCAACTTCTAGTGAAGTGAAAGTAACGTCATCAACGATACCAACAGTAAATTTATTTTTAGGTTGATCTAATTTTAAGTTTTCAAATACTGCAACTACTTGAGCAGGTGTAGTATCTTTAGAAGATAGTCCATATCTTCCTCCAACGATTACTGGAGCGTTTTCTTTTCCGTAGAAAATAGATTGGATATCTTGTAATAAAGGTTCTCCAACTGATCCAGGTTCTTTAGTTCTATCTAATACAGCTATTTTCTTAACTGTTTTAGGGAATACATCAAAGAAATATTTTTCAGAGAATGGTCTGAATAAGTGAACAGAAACTATTCCAACTTTTTCTCCTTTAGCATTTAAATAATCAATTGTTTCTTCAGATATAGGGCAGATAGATCCCATAGCTATGATGATTCTTTCTGCATCTGGAGCTCCATAATAGTTGAAAGGTTTGTAATCTCTTCCAGTTGCTTTAGAAATTTCAGCCATGTAGTGAGCAACTACATCAGGTACTGCATCATAGAATTTATTTTGAGCTTCTCTAGCTTGGAAATAAATGTCATCATTTTCAGCAGTTCCTCTAGTTACTGGATGCTCAGGGTTAAGAGCTCTTTCTCTGAAAGCTTGAACTTCGTTCATGTCTATTAAGTTTTTGAAAACTTCATAGTCAATAACTTCTACTTTTTGAATTTCGTGAGAAGTTCTGAATCCATCAAAGAAGTGCATGAAAGGAATTCTTGTTTTGATAGCTGCTAAGTGAGCTACTCCTGCAAGGTCCATAACTTCTTGAACTGAGTTAGTTGCTAACATAGCAAATCCAGTTTGTCTAGCAGCATATATATCTTGATGGTCTCCGAAGATAGATAATGCTTGAGCAGATAGTGCTCTTGCTGATACATGGATAACTCCTGGAAGAAGTTCTCCAGCTATTTTATACATGTTAGGTATTTTTAATAATAATCCTTGAGAAGCAGTATAAGTTGTTGTTAGTGCTCCTGCTTGTAAAGACCCGTGTACAGTTCCAGCAGCTCCTGCTTCAGATTGCATTTCTACTACTTTTACTGGTACTCCGAAAATATTTTTCATTCCTTTTGAAGCCCATTCATCTGTGTATTCTGCCATTGGAGATGATGGAGTGATTGGGTAGATTCCAGCTACTTCTGTGAACGCATATGAAGCGTACGCAGCAGCTTGGTTACCGTCCATAGTCTGCATTTTTTTAACCATTACAATATCCTCCTATAATTTTAAAGTATTTTAAAAAAATTACTCTACTATATATTTTAAATCATTATTAAAATTTGTCAATTATAAATTCACTTTTTTTTGATATTTTTTAACAAATTATTTTCCTGCAACAATTTTATAAGTATCTCTAGCTATTACAAGCTCTTCATTTGTAGGTATTTTATAAACTAAAACTTTAGAATCTTCAGTAGAAAGTTTTACATTTCCTTTTTTTCTAACTGAGTTAACTTCTTTATCAATCTTTGCTCCCATGAATTCAAGTCCACTGATTACAGATTCTCTTATTCCAGCAGCATTTTCTCCAATTCCTCCAGCGAAGCAGATTGCGTCTACTCCACCCATAGCAGCAGCATAAGCTCCTATGTAAGATTTGATTTTGTAGATAAACATTTCTTCAGCAAGTATAGCTCTTTCGTCTCCTTCAGCTACACCGTTTTCCATATCTCTACAGTCAGAAGATTTTCCATAGATTCCCAATATTCCAGATTCTTTGTTTAATCTGTTATCCATTTCTTTATCAGTTAATCCTCTTTTGTTTTTGATGAATAGAACAGCAGCAGGATCGATATCTCCACATCTAGTTCCCATCATAAGACCTTGTAATGGAGTAAGTCCCATTGAAGTGTCTACGCATTTTCCATCTACTACAGCAGACATAGAGGCTCCGTTTCCTAAGTGGCAAACAATTATTTTAGAGTGCTCAGGATTTCCCATGATCTCTCTCATTGTTTCAGAAACATAAAGATGAGATGTTCCGTGGAATCCATATTTTCTAACTTTTAAATCTTTGTAATCTTCATATGGTAAAGCATACATATATGCTTTTGCTGGCATTGTTTGATGGAATGCAGTATCAAAAACTCCTACATTAGGTTTACCAGGCATAAGAGCCATGCAAGTTCTAACACCCATTAAGTTAGCTGGGTTGTGTAGAGGTGCAAGGTCATTGTTTTCTTCAACAGCTTTCATAACATCTTCATTTAATAATACTGATGAAGCAAATGTTTCTCCACCATGTACCATTCTATGTCCGATAGCTCCAACTTCTTCAACAGAAGCGATAACTCCGTTTTCTTTATCAACTATAGCGTTGATTACTAATTCTAATGCTTCTTTATGAGTAGGCATAGGTTTTTTGATTTCGATTTCAAAATCTTTAGCAGGTACTTCATATTCCATTCTAGAACCATCAATTCCGATTCTTTCACAAAGTCCTTTTGCAAATACTTCTTTAGTTTCAGGGTTCATCAATTGATATTTTAATGATGAACTTCCACAGTTTATTACTAAAACTTTCATTATACGTTTAACCTCCAAGATTATATTTTTTTATTATTCAGCTGCTTGAACTGCTGTAATTGCTACTAGGTTTACGATGTCATCTACTGAACATCCTCTTGATAAGTCATTGATAGGAGATGCAAGTCCTTGAATTAATGGACCATAAGCATTAGCACCAGCTAATCTTTGAACTAGTTTGTATCCAATGTTTCCAGCTGCAAGGTTAGGGAAAACTAATATGTTAGCACTTCCAGCAACTTTAGACTCAGGACATTTTTTCATTGCTACTGATTTAACGATAGCAGCATCAGCCTGTATCTCAGCTTCGTAAGGGAATGTAACTCCTCTTTCTTTTAAGATATTTCCAGCTTCTTTTACTACATCGATATCAGGGTGGTTTGCAGAACCTTTAGTTGAGAAAGTCATTAAAGCAACTTTTCCCTCCATTCCTACTACATTTTTAGCAGTAACAACTGAAGCTTCAGCAATATCTGCTAATTGCTCAGAAGTTGGAACTGGGATAACTGAACAGTCTCCAAATAGTAAAACTTCTCCATAAGTTTCTTGTCTTTCTGTAAGTTCCATAACAAACATAGAAGAAACAGTTTTTATTCCAGGTTTAGTTCCTATGATTTGTAGTCCAGCTCTTAATACATCAGCTGTAGGTGAATCTGATCCAGATACCATAGCATCAGCATCTTTCATTTTTACCATCATAGCTCCATAGAAGTTAGAATCAGTTGACATGATTTCTTTAGCTTTTTCAAAAGTCATTCCTTTTTTTGCTCTTAATTCAGCAAATTTAGTTGCATATTCGTCTAATTTTGGAGAATTAGCGATTTCGATTATTTCTACACCTTTTAAAGATATTCCTAAGTCGTTAGCAACTCTTTCCATATCTTCTTTAATTCCTAAAACTACAGGTTTAGCTACTCCTAATTCAACTATTTTAGCCGCAGCAGTAACTACTCTTTCATCTTTTCCTTCTGGTAATACAACTGTTTTACCAACTGTTCTTGCTTTTTCTCTTATTTTAACTAAAAAACTCAAAACAATCACTTCCTTAATATTATTTATTTTTTATCTTTTTATCTTTTCATGTTCAGAGGACATACTTATCCCTTAAGTGTTAAATATATACTAACAAATTTTAACTATAATTACAATTAATTTTGAAAAACATATACAAAATAAAAGTATATTATTAGTCGAATATAGCTTGTATATATTCTTTTGCATCAAACTTCCTTAAATCTTCAATCTTTTCGCCTACTCCAATAAACTTAATTGGTTTTTTAATCTCTTCAGATATACTGAACACAATCCCCCCTTTAGCAGTTCCATCTAATTTAGTTATTATGAAACCAGTTAAATCAGTTACTTCATTGAAAACTTTTGCTTGTGAAAGTCCATTCTGACCAGTGGTACCATCTATTACCAGAATAGATTCATAATGCTGATCACCTAATTTTTTCTTAATGATATTATGAATTTTTTCTAATTCTTTCATTAAGTTATTTTTATTATGAAGCCTTCCAGCAGTGTCTATGATAGCTATATCTGCTCCCCTTGCTTCAGCAGCGGCAAGGGTATCAAAGACAACAGCCCCAGGATCAGAACCTTGTGTACTTTTAACTATTTCAGCACCAGATCTTTTTGCCCATTCTTCAAGCTGTTCAATTGCAGCAGCTCTAAATGTATCACCAGCACCTAGTATAACTTTTTTACCATCTTTTACGAATTTAGAAGCTAGTTTACCAATAGTAGTAGTTTTTCCTACTCCATTTACACCAACTACAAGAATAACATTTAATTTACCATCTTCTATAACTATATCATTTCCCTCTTTGATAAGGAAACCTTCCATAACTTCTTTTAAGACAGGATAAATATCCTTAGGATCTTTTATTCCTCTCTTTTTTACTTCTTTTTCTAAAGCACCAACTATTTTTACTGTCATATCCATACCAATATCAGACTGGATAAGGATATCTTCTAACTCTTCATACATTTCAAAATCTATTACACTTCTTCCTAAGATAAAAGATTTTAACTTACCAAATAATCCCTCTCTAGATTTAAAAAGTTTATCTTTGAGGGAAGTAAAAAATCCTTTGCTCTCCTCTTCTTTTTTTATTTCTGGAATAGGGTCTTTTAACTCTTCCATTTTTTCTTCAAGTACAGGTTCAGTTAAATCTTCCTCTTTTTCTTCAGGAATAGATTCGATTATTTCTTTTTCTATTTCAAGTTCTGATTTTTCTTTATTTTCTTCAAGAATTTCAGAGATTTCAACACCAGCAACAGTGACATTACTCTTCTCTTCTTCATTCTTATCTTTCTTAAAAAGTTTGCTGAAAAAACCCATTTATTATGTCCTCCTAAAAATAACTTCTTTTCATTAATTTTACCATACTTTATACAGTTTTTCAATTTAAAAGAGTGAAAATGAATCCAAATGTGAGCATTTTTCTTTCTTTGCACAGTGAAATAAAAAAATAACACTGGCTATAAAATTTTTAATTTCATAGAACAGTGTTATTATAAATATTATAATTTAGTTAAAATATTTCTTACAGCTAATATTCCCATTACAGCAGCAATGTTCAATCCGCTTCCATAACCAGAACTGTCTCCAGCAGCATAAAGACCTTTTATACTTGTTTCCATCTCTTTAGTTATTTCTATTCTTGTACTTCTGAATTTTATTTCTGGAAAATAAAGTAAAAGATCACCAGAAGCAAATCCAGGAGTAATTTTATCAAGAACTTCAATAAATTCCATTATATTGTCTAGAAGTCTTTGAGGACATGCCAGAGCAATATCTCCAGCAACATAATCTTCAGTAGTTGGAATAATATTTAATCTTGAAAGTTTTTCATCAGTTGATCTTCTTCCAGCTTTTAAGTCTATA
Coding sequences within it:
- the ftsY gene encoding signal recognition particle-docking protein FtsY, giving the protein MGFFSKLFKKDKNEEEKSNVTVAGVEISEILEENKEKSELEIEKEIIESIPEEKEEDLTEPVLEEKMEELKDPIPEIKKEEESKGFFTSLKDKLFKSREGLFGKLKSFILGRSVIDFEMYEELEDILIQSDIGMDMTVKIVGALEKEVKKRGIKDPKDIYPVLKEVMEGFLIKEGNDIVIEDGKLNVILVVGVNGVGKTTTIGKLASKFVKDGKKVILGAGDTFRAAAIEQLEEWAKRSGAEIVKSTQGSDPGAVVFDTLAAAEARGADIAIIDTAGRLHNKNNLMKELEKIHNIIKKKLGDQHYESILVIDGTTGQNGLSQAKVFNEVTDLTGFIITKLDGTAKGGIVFSISEEIKKPIKFIGVGEKIEDLRKFDAKEYIQAIFD